A segment of the Colletotrichum destructivum chromosome 3, complete sequence genome:
CGCGCAAAGACGTGGGCCGAGTCCCAGTACCCGTCCcagctgctgccgtcgctgTCCCTCATCAGCCCGGGCGCCGGCCTGAACCCCCTGCGCGAGCAGCGCTGCATCGAATTCTACTTTGACCACATCCACCCCATCACCCCGATCCTCAACGAGGATGACTTCCGACGGACCCTTGCAGCGGGTGGTCGCTACGACAGCTCCTggctcgccctcctcaacaTGGTCTTCACGCTGGGCTCCATCGCCTCCGGGAGCGATTCTCTGCACGTACAGTACTACAAACAGGCTCGCGTCTACCTCGACCTTGACTCCCTCGGTTCTGGCAACATGGAGAGCCTCCAGGCCCTCTGCCTGCTAGGTGGCTACTATCTTCACTACCGCAACTCCCCCAACATGGCCTACGCTgtgctcggcgccgcccaccGTGTCGCCATAGCCCTGGGCCTGCACCGAGAACCCGCCCGCAGCCGCGCCGCTGAGCGCGCCGAGAACCACCCGGAACACGCCACCCACATCTCCCGCGCCGAGACGCGCCGCCGGACCTGGTGGAGCCTCTTCTGCCTCGACACATGGGCTAGCATGACTCTCGGTCGCCCGACCTGCGGCCGCTGGGACAGCAGCACCATGGATACGCTCCTCCCCACGCCGCTGTTCGCCGAtgaccacgccgccgcctcgttGCGGGCGAGCTGCCTGTTCTGCCACATATGCGACCGGATCCAACACCGCTTCGCCCAGCATGCCCGCCTGTCCGCCCACGAAGCCCTTGCCTTCGATCGTGAGCTGCGCGAATGGCACGCCTCCCTGCCCGAGTATCTGAGGAATCCGGTAAACTCGCCGCCACGGCTGACTGTGGCCCGCGAATTCATGCGCAATCGCTACCTGAACGTGCGGCTCATCCTGTCCCGCTGTTTCCTGCTGTACCTCGCCCACGACCGCAGCCTCAAACGCGGCGCCGCTGCCATctccgccgtcatcgagccCTCCCCCGACGACGTGATGCTGGTCGACACCTGCCGCTCTGTTGCGCTGGAGGCCATTGACGCCATAACCCTCTACTGGACACCCAACCGCGTTCACGTCTGGAACTCGGCGTGGTATCTCTTCCAAGCTTGTATGGTCCCGCTGCTGTCCATTGCCATCGAGACCAACCACCGCCACTCATCTCgcaagcaacagcagcagcagcagcagcagcagcagcagcagcaacaacaacaacaacaacaacaacaacaacaacaacaacaacagacacAACCGCACTTGTCACAATCGCAACAGCCAACCATCTCCTCGAGAACGTCCTTGACTAATACCGACACCGTCCCGCCGTCCAGAACCGTAGCCACAGCCGCACCCTCGCCGGAAAACAATCCCCTCCTGGCCTCCTGGTGCGCGAGCCTCACGAAAGCCCTCGAGCTGTTCGCCGAGATGCGCCCCTGGATGCGCGCCTCGGACCGCACGCCGGACATCATTTCGGCTCTCTACGAGGCCGTTaccgccgacgtcgacggatccggcgccggctccgcTATTcgcacgccgtcggccacCACGGACAGCGGCATGGACCTGTTTGGATGGTGCGACGAGCAGCTAACGGAGCTGGACTGGGGCGCGTTCCTCGgcaacagcggcggcggcggcggcggcggtggcggtggcgaggacgggATGCATCAGGGTATGTTTGCTTTCTCCTAAAGGTTTCGCTTTCTGTCGGTTTGTTGGACCGTGAAAACTTGTTGTTTCTTGCTGTTTCAGGACGAAACATGGCGAAGCTCCAAACCCAGTCCCCCCCCATCATCCCGTAGTGGAAAGGGTGAATGAAGCCTGCTCAGGATGTCGATAATAAACTCCTGTGGAGCGAATGTGGCGCAATGGAGTTTTTTCCCCACGGGGATAATGATGGTATGTGTTGCTTCGTTGACACGGTTTTAATTGATAATTGCTCGAAGTGGCTTGATCAGAGGAATCGTGTGGCTCTATTGTGTAACAAACAAACAATCAACGACAAGACATGATTCGTAACTTCTACTGGTATCTCCGTCAGGAGTATCTATTTACTCCCAACAACGCCTCTGCCCAATGGCTCCGTCGTTgtcaaccccctccccccgaaCCCAGGATCGCTTGTCTGGTCCTTAGATACCTTGTCTCGTCCAAAATTTCCCTGGGTATAACTCAAAACTCCTTTGATGTGGTTGTCTAAACGCGAAATAAGCAAGCCCCCCCACCGCCCTTTTCCCGTCGCAAGAACTCTGTAAATAAAGAAACATGTCGAACTCATGAAAGGATAAGTGTGTTGTGCGATCGAGCAGcaccactcactcactcactccctcaTTCACCCGccgcgcttctcctcgacatcgtcagGGCGTCTCTGCTGCGACTTGCTGCGTCTAGTCATCGCCCGCTGCCgcgccttggcctccttccgCAGCCGCACGGCTGTCCGTACAtcgaccttctcctccttctcctcctcgatgctCTGGTACATGGTCCCCAGCGCCGAGATCCTCCGCGTGCCCCTGCGACCGAGCGCCAGGTCCGACCTCATCGGGATATCGTAAatgtcgtcgacctcgtcctcatcctcgtcgaggggtGATGTGGGTGCCTCGATCCAGGGGTCCAGCGACAGCCTCTTGGCAAACCGGCTGGTGTTGCTGAGCGAGTACCGCAGGCTGGGGCGCTCGGGAGACGTTGTGTCTGGATCCGGGACGTTGCAAAGGCTATCGAAGAGCCCCGGTAGCTGCAGGCCTCCTTCACCGTAACCTTTGTCGCTGAACAGgagctcgtcctcgtggCCCCCGCTATGAGCAGAGTCTCGTTTGCGGGTGGTGATGAACGAGTCCgcgtcgatgtcgtcgtcggacgAGAGATAGTCGTCGATgttgaagccgccgccggaagCCGCCAGGTCAATGGGTGACGGCAAGGCGCTCTCGAGGGCTGTGCGGAACGAGGTGTGGTCTCCCGTGCCGCTGAGTAGCGAACTGTGACTATCGTTCATAAATGATGACATTGTCGCCAGATCCACAGAGGTCGTCGTGGTATGTCGGGAATGCGGGCGCGGAAAGGAGCTGGTGCTTGACATTGTCGGTGTTgcggacgacgccgaccaaTGATGCAAACTGCTTCCACGTAGCGGCACATGCTCGTAAATCTCATCCAGCTTGCCTTTTCCATACGGAGAACCATGGATGTTTGGTCGTTGACACGAGTCGTCTAGATTCTCACGCCACGAGTGGCCACTTCTCATCACATCTATTTAAACCAAGCATGTCAGCAAGAAGATCCTCGGTAAAATGTTGACAGAGATGACAGAAATCGGCAGTAGACACTAACGAGgtgaaggcgccggcgaggccacATCCGCAGAATCAACAAAGCCCTCGACCTCAACTCGGCCGACCCATCCTCTCGTGCCACTCCCTCCGTCGGGCATCGCTCTCTGCGGCCGCTCGGTATGGCGGGCAGCTGCACCTGTGGCGAACAGGGTGTGCTGTTGGGATGGCGACTTCTGGGTTGGGGAGGAGAATTTGGAACTGGCTACTGACCCTGCGCGGGATGGCGGCCTCACCCCATGATACGACTCAACAGGAGTATGGCCCGAGGTTTTCGGGCGTTGCTGTACAGGCAACGAATAGTTGTGTTTGACCAGATACGCTGGTTTGGGGAGCGTctttgacgatgacgaagactCGGCATTTACTCCGACCGAAGCCGAGAAAATGCCCAGTTCGTTCATTGGTGCTTCGCCGCTGAGTGTAGACCGTCTTTTGTGTTGCCTGGCACGTTGGGGGCCATCCGTGTCCACTGTCAACCTGTGAGCATCTAGCGGCCCGTCTGTCGCAAGTGACGACGGCGTGACTGGGATATAGGCACCAAGCGATTGCCTTCGCCGGACGCGAACGGACTCGGCAACGGACTCCATGATTGGTTCACGGCTAATAGAGCTCTCTGGATTGAACATGTTGGTACGGAATGCGACTTGGGCGCTCGATGTGGTCAGAGACTTTGTGCGGCCTTCGGTATCCATGGAGTGGAGGCGCCGGGAAGGCTGGAACCTTTCATGCTTGTCCGTAGGAGAGCCCCTCACCGAAGGTGACGCGAACACCCCCGTATATTGGGCTCGCGGAGTGCTCGTTGATGCATAGAATGCCCGAACCCTTTCGGACGTCAGATCGACCCCGTTTTCACCAATGTTCCTGTCGGCAACATCTTCGCCGTAATCCCTCACTCCCGACGCCTTCACCCGACTTTGGAAGCCGGAGGGCTTGATCTCGGACTGGGCGTCAAGCAGGTCGATGAAGCCCCTCGCAGCCATGCCGGTATTTTGCAAGGAGAAATGGCGAGAATGTGAAAACGGAGCTGCTGGAGGTCGGAACGGGTCGCCTTCAAAAGGGACGGCCGGCGAATTGGTTTTCCGCTTCGGCGTGGGAGATAAGCCCGACGTCGTAGATGGTACCGATCCAACTCGTGATTTTCTAAACGATAGCGGCGAGCCCCTCGATGAATCTCTCCCTCTCCGGCCTGACGGGGACGCGTCAAACATGGCGCTGCCGGGGGCGGAACTTGGGCGTTCGACACTGGCATCGCGGAATCGTGGAACGGGCGGGGCTGGAGCTGCTGTGTCAGAGCCTGCTGCGAGAGACAAATTGGTCTCGCTCATCTTGTGATGAGACCGCTGGAGGCTCTCAAAGACATTGGTTGGGCCATTCCCAGCCACAGGATACGTCCCTAGTCCGTGTAAGCTGGATTCACGAAGCCGATCGAGGTTGTATCCAATCCTACCTAAGagcggggggagggaggcggtggtggcatCGTAGGCCTGAACCTTGATACCGTTTGACGGCTTGTCCGACAGCCTCTTGGAAGAGAAAAACTTCAGGATGCCCATTCTCGCGACTTATCGCCCGCCATAAGGTGAGCCTCCAGGAATCAGTCAGGTTGAGCGAGCACTAGCCCAGGACCCAGAGCTGCGATAGTTATAGGGCTGGTGTGAAAATGAACGGTCTGGGACTGGAAGCACAGCAAAAGAGTCGATTGCTGCTGGGAGACTCAGACCTCGTCGCATATAAGATGAAGACGTGGGCGAGATGAAGGGATAGACGACATGGAAGAGCAGAGCAGGACAAGAGCCGGTGGACCGGTGGACGGGGGGAGGCGAGACTCTAAAAGTTAAGCGGGCGGGAAAGATGGCGTTAGGTTCTCAGAACTAGCGAAAAAAGAAACGGCGGGACAATGCAACACGACGAGTCGTGTCAGGGTGCTAAGGCTGAAGTGCGTGCagatacacacacacacacacacacacacacacacgcagGACACGAGCGAGTGGAGCGAATGGGTAGAAGATAATACGCGCTAGAGCGAGTGTTAgggccaggtcgagggcTTCGTGCAGTCGAGACGAGGCATACGATACGACGCCTATGTACCAGAGCGTGTGGTACTGAGCGTGAGTAAGAAACCGCAGCACACCAAACCTCTCTAAGACTCTCCTCGAGAGCTAGCCAAGCGTTTGCGAAACCTTGAGGTGATCAGAGTTTCCAGCATTTATCCATGCTGTGGCCCGGCATCTGGACAGGGTGGCAAGCTCCTTTTGCAGCTTGCAAGCAGAGACCTCATCATGATGAGAGATGAGATTGCCGTCGACACTTTCTTTTCCAGATGTCTGTCGGAGCCAATGCAACCATGTCAGCCGAGCGAGTCCCTCCGTTTGACGCTGCGAAGGCAGTAAACGGCCGCCTGAAGACGGAGGAACAGGTCAAGGCCTGAGAACGGAGGGAGCTTGGGACAGGCTGGCTGGTGGTAGCTGTAGCTCGGACGAAATGGCGCTTCGAGGTTTCGAAAATAGGTAAGCAAACGGATAGATAATAGGAGATGGTCGGACGGAGGGAGTGGGATGGCGTcaatggatggatggacggatggacggatggacggatggatgggatgggatggacCGCGGCCCGTGCGAAAGTGACAACAAAGGCGCGAGTAGGCCGAAACAACTTTCAGGCCGGTTCCATGGTCCAGCGTCATGGTTGGCTTATCGGGACTTCCGCCTTAGCACTGCAGCGACGAGGCGCGAGACGAAGAATCGAATGTCCCAGGTTGTCGGCGGAGTTATGATGtatgtatccgtacacaAGTCTGTCTGCTTGGCAGTGACAAACGCCGTCCAGGGATGGACTGTCCTCGCCCTGCGGGTGCAAAGGCAGACGGTATCCGAGAGTCTTCTTGGCTCAAGATATCAGAGGATGTATCCTGGTCGTCACCTTGAATCCCGTGACAAGACGGGCAGGGAGAAGAGAGATGGGGACAAGACAACCCTACGTGGAAGCTAAGCCAAGAAGGCGAGCCAAGCGAACCAAGATTCGGATGTATGTATCCACACGATGATAGCAACATTGCTGCTGATCGGGAAAGAAAACATGGGGTCCGGGTTCAGGGGTCAAACATGGCGATTAGTGCCGCTTCGGAGGGGAAAATAAGGAAAGAAAGTCGATGTGggctggaagaagcccaTTTGCCAGTTCTTTTCATTGGCAGCAGCCACCCAGCTCTGCCGACTGGTTTGAGACTAGTGCGTCCTGTGTGACCCAGGATTCAGGTTCAGACCAAGAGATCAAAGAAGTTTCGACCAAAAGTGGCTT
Coding sequences within it:
- a CDS encoding uncharacterized protein (Putative zn(2)Cys(6) fungal-type DNA-binding domain, transcription factor domain, fungi), translated to MFHSFDSRRSPSASAAASPTPSRKVNRSCQECTRRKVKCDGGHPCASCQYYKVAETTLEKTSEQLRAQASVLQELFPDVSVDDLVGKSRAELLTLLPRDSLFGVRPMTASQPNLLSPVAGISTTADEDEDDGPDDSTQISENENGEAANDRRWDESAQQPATIRASDDINAISLATDQHRRSYLGVTSMSAVLRAIFRLCPAAKEHTAERAKTWAESQYPSQLLPSLSLISPGAGLNPLREQRCIEFYFDHIHPITPILNEDDFRRTLAAGGRYDSSWLALLNMVFTLGSIASGSDSLHVQYYKQARVYLDLDSLGSGNMESLQALCLLGGYYLHYRNSPNMAYAVLGAAHRVAIALGLHREPARSRAAERAENHPEHATHISRAETRRRTWWSLFCLDTWASMTLGRPTCGRWDSSTMDTLLPTPLFADDHAAASLRASCLFCHICDRIQHRFAQHARLSAHEALAFDRELREWHASLPEYLRNPVNSPPRLTVAREFMRNRYLNVRLILSRCFLLYLAHDRSLKRGAAAISAVIEPSPDDVMLVDTCRSVALEAIDAITLYWTPNRVHVWNSAWYLFQACMVPLLSIAIETNHRHSSRKQQQQQQQQQQQQQQQQQQQQQQQQQQQTQPHLSQSQQPTISSRTSLTNTDTVPPSRTVATAAPSPENNPLLASWCASLTKALELFAEMRPWMRASDRTPDIISALYEAVTADVDGSGAGSAIRTPSATTDSGMDLFGWCDEQLTELDWGAFLGNSGGGGGGGGGGEDGMHQGMFAFS